The following are encoded in a window of Struthio camelus isolate bStrCam1 chromosome Z, bStrCam1.hap1, whole genome shotgun sequence genomic DNA:
- the LOC138064790 gene encoding complement C1q tumor necrosis factor-related protein 3 isoform X1: protein MAEKDFISWHLLALFFLPFCLCQDEYMEVSRRSYKPVAKVLQSHHQTGHKGSRSREILKQRSQLIEWTVANSTSTDQKVLRPEVDDVELTTSDRVQPPQTGPQNPDCSTCCRGDFGVRLYQGPPGPPGPPGMPGNHGNNGNNGATGQEGAKGEKGDKGDMGPRGERGHHGPKGEKGYPGIPPELQVAFMASMATHFSNQNSGIIFSSVETNVGNFFDVMTGRFGAPVNGVYFFTFNMMKHEDVEEVYVYLMHNGNTVFSLYSYESKGKADTSGNSAVLKLAKGDEVWLRMGNGALHGDHQRFSTFAGFLLFETK from the exons ATGGCAGAGAAGGATTTCATCAGTTGGCATCTgctggctttattttttcttccattttgcctGTGTCAAGATGAATACATGGAGGTGAGCAGAAGATCTTATAAACCAGTGGCCAAAGTATTGCAAAGTCACCACCAGACTGGCCATAAAGGTTCCAGAAGCAGGGAAATATTGAAACAGCGGAGTCAACTTATAGAGTGGACTGTTGCTAATAGCACTTCTACAGACCAAAAAGTCCTGAGACCAGAGGTAGATGATGTAGAACTGACTACCTCAGATAGAGTCCAG CCCCCACAAACGGGACCGCAGAATCCAGACTGCAGTACCTGCTGCCGTGGTGATTTTGGTGTTCGACTCTACCAAGGGCCCCCAGGACCTCCCGGGCCCCCTGGGATGCCAG GAAATCATGGAAACAATGGAAATAATGGAGCAACAGGCCAGGAAGGAGCCAAAGGTGAGAAAGGAGACAAAGGAGATATGGGACCGAGGGGAGAGCGTGGCCATCACGGACCCAAAGGCGAGAAGGGTTACCCTGGGATTCCCCCAGAGCTGCAG GTTGCATTCATGGCTTCCATGGCTACACACTTCAGTAACCAGAACAGTGGCATCATCTTCAGTAGTGTTGAAACCAATGTCGGCAATTTCTTTGATGTCATGACTGGTAGATTTGGAGCTCCAGTGAACG GGGTGTATTTCTTTACCTTCAATATGATGAAACATGAAGATGTGGAGGAAGTGTACGTGTACCTAATGCATAATGGCAATACTGTTTTCAGCTTATATAG CTATGAATCAAAAGGGAAAGCAGACACTTCAGGAAACAGTGCGGTGCTAAAACTTGCCAAGGGAGATGAAGTTTGGCTGCGAATGGGAAATGGAGCCCTCCACGGGGACCACCAACGCTTCTCCACTTTTGCTGGGTTTCTTCTTTTTGAAAcgaagtaa
- the LOC138064790 gene encoding complement C1q tumor necrosis factor-related protein 3 isoform X2: MAEKDFISWHLLALFFLPFCLCQDEYMEPPQTGPQNPDCSTCCRGDFGVRLYQGPPGPPGPPGMPGNHGNNGNNGATGQEGAKGEKGDKGDMGPRGERGHHGPKGEKGYPGIPPELQVAFMASMATHFSNQNSGIIFSSVETNVGNFFDVMTGRFGAPVNGVYFFTFNMMKHEDVEEVYVYLMHNGNTVFSLYSYESKGKADTSGNSAVLKLAKGDEVWLRMGNGALHGDHQRFSTFAGFLLFETK, translated from the exons ATGGCAGAGAAGGATTTCATCAGTTGGCATCTgctggctttattttttcttccattttgcctGTGTCAAGATGAATACATGGAG CCCCCACAAACGGGACCGCAGAATCCAGACTGCAGTACCTGCTGCCGTGGTGATTTTGGTGTTCGACTCTACCAAGGGCCCCCAGGACCTCCCGGGCCCCCTGGGATGCCAG GAAATCATGGAAACAATGGAAATAATGGAGCAACAGGCCAGGAAGGAGCCAAAGGTGAGAAAGGAGACAAAGGAGATATGGGACCGAGGGGAGAGCGTGGCCATCACGGACCCAAAGGCGAGAAGGGTTACCCTGGGATTCCCCCAGAGCTGCAG GTTGCATTCATGGCTTCCATGGCTACACACTTCAGTAACCAGAACAGTGGCATCATCTTCAGTAGTGTTGAAACCAATGTCGGCAATTTCTTTGATGTCATGACTGGTAGATTTGGAGCTCCAGTGAACG GGGTGTATTTCTTTACCTTCAATATGATGAAACATGAAGATGTGGAGGAAGTGTACGTGTACCTAATGCATAATGGCAATACTGTTTTCAGCTTATATAG CTATGAATCAAAAGGGAAAGCAGACACTTCAGGAAACAGTGCGGTGCTAAAACTTGCCAAGGGAGATGAAGTTTGGCTGCGAATGGGAAATGGAGCCCTCCACGGGGACCACCAACGCTTCTCCACTTTTGCTGGGTTTCTTCTTTTTGAAAcgaagtaa